A window of the Brassica oleracea var. oleracea cultivar TO1000 chromosome C1, BOL, whole genome shotgun sequence genome harbors these coding sequences:
- the LOC106334024 gene encoding uncharacterized protein LOC106334024 — MATSNDGSFSGEECEAPETTPVSFPATPAPLPPTSIETIMARLAQQDTAQKAATDQIAALAKILSPLAANVEASTAQYRRHLFNTDRATGAIPAHAEDQDVNDGDTAQTLGGLDAQTINELAALKQSVLDINSKIHNVTTSAPQIERVLAESLRTPFTEKITKVRLRKMEKLRLPTFDGVSDPPAHVTSFNIAVRRTNLSDEEKDAKFCQLFVDTLEGVSLNWFTGLQENSVSSFHDLSTAFLKNYIMFTRQEATAMDLWNLNHANGKSLRDFMEKFKFVVSMVDVPDHIAVKSLMNTLHIKSPFRADLYRHPTRSVPDAITRSNIFIRMKEDTRAKAEKEATVKQMPARTNDTRQESRQHSVGGKPNQERGYMNVLDEEEPSGSTVVVREKGWNHWDRDTAQKTSSSSEPTSSNAVEPDKWCSYHKVKSHDTKDCKVLYGHFLESIASGKIEIESPPRKPKNNKSWSKNKEKKTQKSQARAPQNEERASPERAPVNNVNPEDESTDEERPKNRRRVEVILSRPDDLSDES; from the coding sequence ATGGCGACGAGCAATGATGGCTCTTTCTCTGGAGAAGAGTGTGAAGCTCCCGAAACGACGCCTGTGTCCTTTCCTGCGACTCCGGCGCCGCTACCACCCACATCCATAGAAACTATCATGGCGCGCCTTGCACAGCAGGACACAGCCCAGAAGGCGGCGACCGACCAAATCGCGGCGCTCGCAAAAATCTTATCCCCTCTCGCTGCGAACGTGGAAGCTTCGACGGCGCAGTACCGAAGACATCTGTTTAATACAGATAGAGCGACCGGCGCGATACCGGCGCACGCTGAAGATCAAGATGTCAACGACGGCGATACGGCTCAAACCCTTGGAGGTCTTGACGCACAGACCATAAACGAACTCGCCGCGTTAAAGCAATCAGTGCTCGATATAAACTCCAAGATTCACAACGTAACGACGTCAGCTCCACAAATCGAGCGTGTCCTCGCAGAATCTCTCCGGACGCCGTTCACCGAGAAAATAACGAAGGTTCGACTCCGAAAGATGGAAAAGCTCCGTCTTCCGACCTTCGACGGTGTTTCCGACCCTCCTGCCCATGTCACGTCCTTCAACATTGCAGTGCGACGCACGAACCTCTCTGACGAAGAAAAAGACGCCAAATTTTGTCAGCTTTTCGTCGATACCCTAGAAGGAGTTTCTCTCAACTGGTTCACCGGCCTCCAAGAGAACTCCGTCAGCAGCTTTCACGACCTCTCGACGGCTTTCCTCAAGAATTATATCATGTTTACTCGTCAGGAAGCCACCGCCATGGATCTCTGGAATCTCAACCACGCTAACGGGAAAAGCCTGAGGGATTTCATGGAGAAGTTTAAATTTGTCGTCTCGATGGTCGACGTACCAGACCACATAGCCGTGAAATCGTTGATGAACACCCTCCATATTAAATCACCGTTCCGAGCTGACCTCTACCGGCATCCGACGAGATCCGTACCAGATGCTATCACCCGATCCAACATCTTCATCCGTATGAAAGAAGACACCAGGGCGAAGGCAGAGAAAGAAGCGACGGTAAAACAAATGCCCGCCCGCACTAACGACACTCGTCAGGAGTCTCGCCAGCATTCTGTAGGCGGGAAACCCAACCAAGAGAGGGGTTACATGAACGTATTGGACGAAGAAGAGCCCTCAGGCTCCACAGTTGTCGTGCGAGAGAAGGGATGGAATCATTGGGATAGAGACACCGCGCAGAAGACATCCAGTTCCTCCGAACCAACAAGTTCAAACGCTGTCGAGCCTGACAAGTGGTGCTCGTATCACAAGGTCAAGTCCCACGACACGAAGGATTGCAAGGTTCTTTATGGACATTTCCTTGAGTCGATAGCCAGTGGCAAAATCGAGATAGAATCTCCCCCGCGGAAGCCGAAAAATAATAAAAGCTGGAGCAAAAACAAAGAGAAGAAAACTCAGAAGTCCCAAGCCAGGGCTCCTCAAAACGAAGAACGAGCTAGCCCCGAGAGAGCCCCAGTGAACAACGTCAATCCCGAGGACGAGTCAACCGATGAGGAACGACCGAAGAACCGACGACGAGTGGAAGTAATTCTCTCTCGACCTGACGATTTATCGGATGAAAGCTAG